A section of the Halococcus agarilyticus genome encodes:
- a CDS encoding permease, producing MSVTASFADALRLVARMTWETWWALVLGFTLSGVVEVFVSEERMTELLGDDGWREVALGSAFGAASSSCSYSAVGTSKSLFKKGASGVASLGAFLFASTDLVIELGLVMWVLLGWEFVVGEYLGGVIAICVLAVIFRNVVPQRWFDAAREHLHDVEETTCDACGMEADPTDEATIAAETTGGTKYFCCGGCRRAYESQHGETSSTGEVSWTDKLLTVDGWDAACKKTVKDWEMLWEDIALGFVLAGLIGAFVPETWWAALFGAETGLQSVVFDTVIAVVIGVVTFMCSVGNVPFALVLWTNGLPFGSVLAFIYADLIIPPLVRTYRRYYGTRMAAVLFGSLFVAAVVAGVAAHYLLGGLGLVPPRTEVGGTLSGGYTTTLNLVLTPVFLAQVYVTYGPERMEAAIRELPQAAWHVFETVLDATDLLVQTAATFLADLGDAGRTLGSGVRSVGAGIVTIGGAFRMTLGAVRAACSKLYTEGRNLR from the coding sequence ATGTCAGTCACTGCTTCGTTCGCCGACGCGCTCCGCCTCGTCGCCCGGATGACGTGGGAGACGTGGTGGGCGCTCGTGCTCGGGTTCACCCTCTCGGGGGTGGTCGAGGTGTTCGTGAGCGAGGAGCGGATGACCGAGCTGCTCGGCGACGACGGCTGGCGCGAGGTCGCGCTCGGCTCGGCGTTCGGGGCGGCCTCGTCGAGCTGTTCGTACTCCGCGGTCGGGACGAGCAAATCGCTGTTCAAGAAGGGAGCGTCTGGTGTCGCGAGCCTCGGAGCGTTCCTGTTCGCGAGCACCGATCTCGTGATCGAGCTCGGGCTCGTGATGTGGGTGCTGCTCGGCTGGGAGTTCGTGGTCGGCGAGTATCTCGGCGGTGTGATCGCGATCTGCGTGCTCGCCGTCATCTTCCGCAACGTCGTCCCCCAGCGTTGGTTCGACGCCGCGCGCGAGCATCTCCACGACGTCGAGGAGACCACCTGTGACGCCTGCGGAATGGAGGCCGATCCGACCGACGAGGCGACGATCGCCGCCGAAACCACCGGCGGAACGAAGTACTTCTGCTGTGGCGGGTGTCGGCGCGCCTACGAGAGCCAGCACGGTGAGACGAGTAGTACAGGGGAGGTCTCGTGGACCGACAAACTGCTCACCGTCGATGGCTGGGACGCTGCCTGCAAGAAGACGGTGAAGGACTGGGAGATGCTCTGGGAGGACATCGCGCTCGGGTTCGTCCTCGCGGGGCTAATCGGTGCGTTCGTCCCTGAGACGTGGTGGGCGGCGCTGTTCGGTGCCGAGACCGGCCTTCAGTCCGTCGTGTTCGACACGGTGATCGCGGTCGTCATCGGCGTGGTGACGTTCATGTGCTCGGTCGGCAACGTGCCGTTCGCGCTCGTGCTCTGGACCAACGGCCTCCCGTTCGGCAGCGTGCTGGCGTTCATCTACGCCGATCTCATTATCCCGCCGCTGGTGCGGACCTACCGGCGGTACTACGGTACCCGGATGGCGGCCGTGCTGTTCGGCTCGCTGTTCGTCGCGGCGGTCGTCGCGGGCGTGGCCGCCCACTACCTTCTGGGTGGGCTCGGTCTCGTACCGCCACGAACTGAGGTCGGCGGCACGCTCTCGGGGGGGTACACCACGACGTTGAATCTCGTGCTCACGCCGGTGTTCCTCGCTCAGGTGTACGTCACCTACGGCCCCGAGCGGATGGAGGCAGCGATTCGGGAACTGCCTCAGGCGGCGTGGCACGTGTTCGAAACAGTCCTCGACGCGACCGACCTTCTCGTGCAGACGGCCGCCACGTTTCTCGCCGACCTCGGCGACGCGGGCCGAACGCTCGGATCGGGTGTACGCTCGGTTGGCGCGGGGATCGTGACCATCGGCGGCGCGTTCCGGATGACGCTCGGTGCCGTGCGCGCCGCCTGTTCGAAACTCTACACGGAGGGTCGAAACCTTCGATAG
- a CDS encoding beta propeller repeat protein codes for MTHDDMQSTAPTALTPRTRRHSRRNVLALAGSVITVGFAGCLTGDATTEHGWQRVDSPTKRALHDVVLSAGGPVAVGESGRVLVRTDGDWETVAESGPGGASNGLVGAAVTNDGERVWMCGDSGAAGYYDVADDELTDRSAPREKTSSWEDVAVVGQTGDERISLINGSGELLVGRNQQGTIQWGEVTKPTDGDSANAIAVDGKAGYLCDTTGSVYRKPAGGRWDSIGIDDVDTDLHDVATLDADTVTVVGDDGTIYLYNGFNWVSLATVETALHAVDRRDGRGAAVGPGGTVIAVDGNEWSAADTSISKTLHGVALGTVEFSDVAVGADGTILENFR; via the coding sequence ATGACGCACGACGATATGCAATCGACGGCACCGACAGCACTGACGCCACGGACGCGACGACACTCCCGACGGAACGTGCTCGCGCTCGCGGGGAGCGTAATCACGGTCGGGTTCGCGGGCTGTCTGACGGGCGATGCGACCACCGAACACGGCTGGCAGCGTGTCGACTCCCCCACGAAGAGAGCGCTCCACGATGTGGTACTCTCTGCGGGCGGCCCCGTCGCGGTCGGCGAGAGCGGCCGCGTGCTCGTGCGGACCGACGGCGATTGGGAGACCGTCGCCGAGAGCGGACCAGGCGGCGCGAGCAACGGGCTCGTCGGTGCGGCCGTCACGAACGACGGCGAACGCGTGTGGATGTGCGGTGACAGCGGCGCGGCGGGCTACTACGACGTCGCGGACGACGAACTGACCGACCGCTCGGCCCCGAGGGAGAAGACGAGTTCGTGGGAAGACGTCGCGGTCGTCGGCCAGACTGGCGACGAGCGCATCTCGCTCATCAACGGCTCCGGCGAACTGCTCGTCGGTCGCAACCAGCAGGGAACCATCCAGTGGGGCGAGGTCACGAAACCCACCGACGGCGATAGCGCCAACGCCATCGCCGTCGACGGAAAGGCCGGCTACCTCTGCGATACGACCGGTAGCGTCTATCGGAAGCCCGCTGGCGGGCGGTGGGACTCCATCGGGATCGACGACGTGGACACCGACCTCCACGACGTCGCGACCCTCGACGCCGACACCGTCACGGTGGTCGGCGACGACGGCACGATCTACCTCTACAACGGGTTCAACTGGGTCTCGCTCGCGACGGTCGAGACCGCGCTCCACGCGGTCGACCGACGGGACGGCCGCGGAGCCGCGGTCGGTCCCGGCGGGACGGTCATCGCCGTCGACGGCAACGAGTGGTCGGCGGCCGACACATCGATCTCGAAGACGCTTCACGGCGTCGCGCTCGGTACGGTCGAGTTCTCGGATGTCGCCGTGGGGGCCGACGGCACGATCCTCGAAAACTTCCGATGA
- a CDS encoding TIGR00341 family protein — MTAISAVVATAGVMLESTAVLVGSMVIAPLIGPPMATSVATVIDDGKLFARSLKFQAIGGVVAITSAVGFALLIRSTNFIPTGLNVDRVLRLSNHTAPSFLLVVIALSAGFAGAISLSTSATIGLVGVMIAAAVIPPLGVVGVGIAWGRPTAVLGSGAVVLLNILSINLAAIICLWYLGYHPQSWSELRKARSTMLRRVIVLATLVIVLATFLAHLATGTLDGLVGLLL, encoded by the coding sequence ATGACCGCGATCAGCGCGGTGGTCGCCACCGCGGGGGTGATGCTCGAATCGACCGCCGTGTTGGTGGGATCGATGGTGATCGCGCCGCTGATCGGCCCGCCGATGGCGACCAGCGTGGCGACGGTCATCGACGACGGCAAACTGTTCGCGCGGAGCCTGAAGTTCCAGGCGATCGGCGGGGTGGTGGCGATCACCAGCGCGGTCGGGTTCGCCCTCCTGATCCGCTCGACGAACTTCATCCCGACGGGATTGAACGTCGATCGGGTGCTCCGGCTCAGCAACCACACCGCGCCGAGCTTCCTGCTGGTGGTGATCGCACTGAGTGCGGGCTTTGCGGGCGCGATCAGCCTCTCGACCAGCGCGACGATCGGCCTCGTGGGCGTGATGATCGCCGCCGCCGTGATCCCGCCGCTCGGGGTCGTCGGCGTCGGTATCGCGTGGGGGCGGCCGACCGCGGTCCTCGGCTCCGGTGCGGTCGTGCTCCTCAACATCCTCTCGATCAACCTCGCCGCGATCATCTGCCTGTGGTATCTCGGCTACCACCCACAGAGCTGGTCGGAGCTCCGGAAGGCCCGGAGCACGATGCTCCGGCGGGTGATCGTGCTCGCGACCCTGGTGATCGTGCTCGCGACCTTCCTCGCCCACCTCGCGACCGGCACGCTCGACGGACTCGTCGGACTGCTTCTCTGA
- a CDS encoding tyrosine-type recombinase/integrase, translating to MNQQEPIEQHEELIEQFRDNLSVTRAQGTANRYYHAAKKWFQWCQETDTDPFDATRADLRVHLRDTLQDGYSASTVRSQKTGVSMFYKELETMQAEGFDVPNVPEENPAEELDTSGWSKLHSGTEKAKALREDIHAVEREELEQIVQHVEKNPVRDELLIRLGFQTMARRSEIVDIRLSDIDQDERTINIRGEKAHTNREVYYAPSLDFLMSTWVDVHRSALHSAEESPYLFNTYRSAKMNGERANKIFQACCERAGVQETLYTDKNGHNRYKYGFHSLRHGGCVQAVRNGMSVKNLQTIAGHASLEQSERYLDLAQEDAQESARRFGPGTEQ from the coding sequence ATGAATCAACAGGAACCGATCGAACAGCACGAGGAATTGATCGAACAGTTTCGGGATAATCTCTCGGTCACACGTGCTCAGGGCACGGCAAACCGGTACTACCATGCAGCCAAAAAATGGTTCCAATGGTGTCAAGAAACTGATACCGACCCGTTCGATGCGACCCGTGCTGATTTGCGGGTACACCTGCGCGATACCCTACAAGATGGATATTCGGCGAGTACGGTACGATCCCAGAAAACGGGAGTGTCTATGTTCTACAAAGAGTTAGAGACTATGCAGGCCGAGGGGTTCGACGTTCCGAACGTACCGGAGGAGAACCCTGCCGAAGAACTCGACACGTCCGGGTGGAGTAAGCTTCATTCAGGGACGGAGAAAGCGAAGGCTCTCCGCGAGGACATTCATGCGGTCGAACGCGAGGAGTTAGAGCAAATCGTTCAACATGTCGAGAAGAACCCCGTGCGCGACGAACTATTGATCCGTTTGGGGTTCCAAACCATGGCCCGTCGGTCAGAAATTGTAGACATTCGTCTATCTGATATAGACCAAGATGAACGTACAATCAATATTCGGGGTGAAAAAGCCCACACGAACAGGGAGGTCTATTACGCCCCGAGTTTAGACTTCCTTATGTCAACATGGGTAGATGTCCACCGATCGGCTCTCCATTCAGCCGAGGAGTCTCCGTATCTTTTCAATACATATCGGTCGGCGAAGATGAATGGCGAACGTGCGAACAAGATATTTCAGGCGTGTTGTGAACGGGCCGGGGTGCAGGAAACTCTATACACCGATAAGAACGGACACAACCGCTATAAGTACGGATTTCACAGTTTGCGACACGGAGGGTGTGTCCAAGCAGTACGTAACGGAATGTCGGTCAAAAACCTTCAGACGATCGCCGGACACGCCTCATTAGAGCAAAGCGAAAGGTACTTAGATTTGGCTCAAGAAGATGCTCAAGAAAGTGCTCGACGGTTCGGGCCGGGCACCGAGCAATAG